The proteins below are encoded in one region of Pseudomonas putida NBRC 14164:
- the metH gene encoding methionine synthase, whose amino-acid sequence MSDRSARLQALQNALKERILILDGGMGTMIQSYRLEEHDYRGTRFADWPSDVKGNNDLLLLSRPDVIAAIEKAYLDAGADILETNTFNATQISQADYGMESLVYELNVEGARIARQVADAKTLETPDKPRFVAGVLGPTSRTCSISPDVNDPGYRNVTFDELVENYIEATRGLIEGGADLILIETIFDTLNAKAAIFAVQQVFEEDAVELPIMISGTITDASGRTLSGQTTEAFWNSVRHAKPISVGLNCALGAKDLRPYLEELSTKADTHVSAHPNAGLPNAFGEYDETPAEMAAVVEEFAASGFLNIIGGCCGTTPGHIQAIAEAVAKYKPREIPEIAKACRLSGLEPFTIDRQSLFVNVGERTNITGSAKFARLIREENYTEALEVALQQVEAGAQVIDINMDEGMLDSQAAMVRFLNMIAGEPDISRVPIMIDSSKWEVIEAGLKCIQGKGIVNSISMKEGVEQFKHHARLCKRYGAAVVVMAFDEVGQADTAARKKEICKRSYDILVNEVGFPPEDIIFDPNIFAVATGIEEHNNYAVDFIEACAYIRDHLPHALTSGGVSNVSFSFRGNNPVREAIHSVFLFHAIRNGLTMGIVNAGQLEIYDEIPAQLREKVEDVVLNRTPEGTDALLAIADDYKGGGATKEVENEAWRSLPVGKRLEHALVKGITAYIVEDTEECRQQCARPIEVIEGPLMSGMNVVGDLFGAGKMFLPQVVKSARVMKQAVAHLIPFIEAEKGDKPEAKGKILMATVKGDVHDIGKNIVGVVLGCNGYDIVDLGVMVPAEKILQTARDEKCDIIGLSGLITPSLDEMVHVAREMQRQGFELPLMIGGATTSKAHTAVKIEPKYSNDAVIYVTDASRAVGVATQLLSKELKPGFVEKTRLEYVDVRERTANRSARTERLSYAQAIAAKPQYDWAGYQPAVPSFTGVKVLEDIDLRTLAEYIDWTPFFISWDLAGKFPRILTDEVVGEAATSLYKDAREMLDKLIDEKLISARAVFGFWPANQVADDDIEVYGEDGKALATLHHLRQQTIKPDGKPNWSLADFVAPKASGVTDYVGGFITTAGIGAEEVAKAYQDKGDDYSSIMVKALADRLAEACAEWLHEQVRKEHWGYARDEHLDNEALIKEQYSGIRPAPGYPACPDHTEKETLFRLLDGTAIGETGPSGVFLTEHFAMFPAAAVSGWYFAHPQAQYFAVGKVDKDQIERYSARKGQDVSVSERWLAPNLGYDN is encoded by the coding sequence ATGTCCGACCGCAGCGCTCGTCTCCAAGCACTCCAGAACGCACTCAAAGAGCGCATCCTGATCCTCGACGGCGGCATGGGTACTATGATCCAAAGCTACCGTCTCGAGGAACACGACTATCGTGGCACGCGCTTCGCCGATTGGCCAAGCGATGTGAAAGGCAACAACGACCTGTTGCTGCTCAGCCGCCCGGACGTGATTGCTGCCATCGAGAAAGCCTACCTCGATGCCGGGGCGGATATCCTTGAAACCAACACCTTCAATGCCACGCAGATTTCCCAGGCCGACTACGGCATGGAATCGCTGGTCTATGAGCTGAACGTGGAAGGCGCGCGCATTGCCCGCCAGGTAGCCGATGCCAAGACCCTGGAAACGCCCGACAAGCCGCGCTTCGTTGCAGGCGTGCTCGGCCCTACCAGCCGCACCTGCTCGATTTCCCCGGACGTCAACGACCCCGGCTACCGCAACGTCACATTCGATGAGCTGGTAGAGAACTACATCGAGGCCACCCGTGGCCTGATCGAGGGCGGCGCCGACCTGATCCTGATCGAAACCATCTTTGACACCCTCAACGCCAAGGCGGCCATTTTTGCCGTGCAGCAGGTGTTCGAGGAGGACGCTGTCGAACTGCCGATCATGATCTCCGGCACCATCACCGACGCCTCCGGCCGTACCCTGTCGGGCCAGACCACCGAAGCGTTCTGGAACTCGGTGCGCCACGCCAAGCCGATTTCCGTGGGCCTGAACTGCGCCCTTGGCGCCAAGGACCTGCGCCCGTACCTGGAAGAGCTGTCGACCAAGGCCGATACCCACGTTTCCGCCCACCCCAACGCCGGCCTGCCGAACGCCTTCGGTGAGTACGACGAGACCCCGGCCGAAATGGCGGCAGTAGTCGAAGAATTCGCTGCCAGTGGTTTCCTCAACATCATCGGTGGTTGCTGCGGTACCACCCCGGGCCACATCCAGGCCATTGCCGAAGCCGTGGCCAAATACAAGCCACGCGAGATCCCGGAGATCGCCAAGGCCTGTCGCCTGTCGGGCCTGGAACCGTTCACCATCGATCGCCAGTCGCTGTTCGTCAACGTGGGTGAGCGCACCAACATCACCGGTTCCGCCAAGTTCGCCCGGCTGATCCGTGAAGAGAACTACACCGAAGCCCTGGAAGTCGCCCTGCAGCAGGTCGAGGCCGGCGCCCAGGTGATCGACATCAACATGGACGAAGGGATGCTCGATTCCCAGGCGGCCATGGTCCGTTTCCTCAACATGATCGCTGGCGAGCCGGACATTTCCCGCGTGCCGATCATGATCGACTCCTCCAAATGGGAAGTGATCGAAGCCGGCCTGAAGTGCATTCAGGGCAAAGGCATCGTCAACTCCATTTCCATGAAGGAAGGCGTCGAGCAGTTCAAGCACCACGCCCGCCTGTGCAAGCGCTACGGCGCCGCCGTGGTGGTGATGGCCTTCGACGAGGTTGGCCAGGCCGACACCGCCGCGCGCAAGAAGGAAATCTGCAAACGCAGCTACGACATTCTGGTCAACGAAGTGGGCTTCCCGCCGGAAGACATCATCTTCGACCCGAACATCTTCGCCGTTGCCACCGGCATCGAAGAGCACAACAACTACGCCGTCGACTTCATCGAGGCCTGTGCCTATATCCGTGACCACCTGCCCCATGCGCTGACCTCGGGCGGTGTGTCCAACGTGTCGTTCTCGTTCCGTGGCAACAACCCGGTGCGCGAGGCGATCCACTCGGTGTTCCTGTTCCACGCCATCCGCAACGGCCTGACCATGGGTATCGTCAACGCCGGCCAGCTGGAGATCTACGACGAGATCCCGGCCCAGCTGCGTGAGAAGGTCGAGGACGTGGTGCTCAACCGCACCCCGGAAGGGACCGATGCCCTGCTGGCCATTGCCGACGACTACAAAGGCGGCGGCGCCACCAAGGAAGTCGAAAACGAAGCCTGGCGTTCGCTGCCGGTCGGCAAGCGCCTGGAGCACGCACTGGTCAAAGGCATCACCGCGTATATCGTCGAGGATACCGAGGAGTGCCGCCAGCAATGCGCACGCCCCATCGAGGTCATCGAAGGCCCGCTGATGAGCGGCATGAACGTGGTGGGCGACCTGTTCGGTGCAGGCAAGATGTTCCTGCCCCAGGTGGTCAAGTCGGCCCGTGTGATGAAGCAGGCAGTGGCGCACCTTATTCCGTTCATCGAAGCCGAAAAAGGCGACAAGCCAGAAGCCAAGGGCAAGATCCTGATGGCCACGGTAAAAGGTGACGTGCACGACATCGGCAAGAACATCGTCGGCGTGGTACTGGGCTGCAACGGTTACGACATCGTCGACCTCGGGGTGATGGTGCCTGCCGAGAAAATCCTGCAAACCGCCCGCGACGAGAAGTGCGACATCATCGGGTTGTCTGGCCTGATCACCCCGTCGCTGGACGAGATGGTCCACGTTGCCCGCGAAATGCAGCGCCAGGGCTTCGAACTGCCCCTGATGATCGGCGGCGCCACCACCTCCAAGGCGCACACCGCAGTCAAGATCGAACCGAAGTACAGCAACGACGCCGTCATCTACGTCACCGACGCCTCGCGTGCGGTTGGCGTGGCCACCCAGTTGCTGTCCAAGGAGCTCAAGCCGGGCTTCGTCGAGAAGACCCGCCTGGAGTACGTGGATGTGCGCGAGCGCACCGCCAACCGCAGTGCCCGCACCGAGCGCCTGAGCTACGCCCAGGCCATCGCCGCCAAGCCGCAGTACGACTGGGCCGGCTACCAGCCAGCGGTGCCCTCCTTCACCGGCGTCAAGGTGCTGGAAGACATCGACCTGCGCACCCTGGCCGAATACATCGACTGGACCCCGTTCTTCATCTCCTGGGACCTGGCCGGCAAGTTCCCGCGCATCCTCACCGACGAAGTGGTTGGCGAAGCTGCCACCTCGCTGTACAAGGACGCCCGCGAGATGCTCGACAAGCTGATCGACGAAAAGCTGATCAGCGCCCGCGCGGTGTTCGGCTTCTGGCCGGCCAACCAGGTGGCCGATGACGACATCGAGGTGTACGGCGAGGACGGCAAGGCGCTGGCCACCCTGCACCACCTGCGCCAGCAGACCATCAAGCCGGACGGCAAGCCCAACTGGTCGCTGGCCGACTTTGTGGCGCCAAAAGCCAGCGGCGTCACCGACTATGTGGGCGGGTTCATCACCACCGCCGGCATTGGTGCCGAGGAAGTTGCCAAGGCTTACCAGGACAAAGGCGACGACTACAGCTCGATCATGGTCAAGGCCCTGGCCGACCGCCTGGCCGAAGCCTGCGCCGAGTGGCTGCACGAGCAGGTGCGTAAAGAGCACTGGGGCTATGCCCGCGACGAGCACCTGGACAACGAAGCGCTGATCAAGGAGCAGTACAGCGGCATCCGCCCGGCCCCGGGCTACCCGGCCTGCCCCGACCACACCGAGAAAGAAACCCTGTTCCGCCTGCTCGACGGCACCGCCATCGGCGAAACCGGGCCAAGCGGGGTGTTCCTGACCGAACACTTTGCAATGTTCCCGGCGGCGGCGGTCAGCGGCTGGTACTTTGCCCACCCGCAGGCGCAGTACTTTGCCGTGGGCAAGGTCGACAAGGACCAGATCGAGCGTTACAGCGCACGTAAAGGCCAGGATGTCAGCGTCAGCGAGCGCTGGTTGGCGCCGAACCTCGGGTACGACAACTAA
- a CDS encoding nitrite/sulfite reductase, translated as MYVYDEYDQRIIEDRVKQFRDQTRRYLAGELSEEEFRPLRLQNGLYIQRFAPMLRVAVPYGQLSARQVRTLAKIARDYDKGYAHISTRQNVQYNWPALEDIPDILAELATVQMHAIQTSGNCLRNTTTDQFAGVAADEIIDPRPWCEIVRQWTTFHPEFAYLPRKFKIAINGSQEDRAAIEVHDIGLEPVRNAAGELGFRVLVGGGLGRTPVVGSFINEFLPWQDLISYLDAILRVYNRYGRRDNKYKARIKILVKALTPEVFAEKVEAEMVHLRGGNTTLTEDEVLRVSRHFVDPEYLALENVDYAAQDAENPGFARWRSRNTRAHKRPGYVAVTLSLKPTGVAPGDLTDKQLDAVADLAERYSFGFLRTSHEQNIILADVEQRQLHALWLELREGGFATPNIGLLTDIICCPGGDYCSLANAKSIPIAESIQRRFDDLDYLFDIGEIDLNISGCMNACGHHHVGHIGILGVDKKGEEFYQVSLGGNAARGASLGKILGPSFAQDAMADVIEKLIAVYVEQRTEEERFIDTYQRIGIDPFKERVYAANH; from the coding sequence ATGTACGTATACGACGAGTACGATCAGCGGATCATCGAGGACCGCGTCAAGCAGTTCCGTGATCAGACCCGCCGCTACCTGGCCGGTGAGCTGAGCGAAGAAGAATTCCGCCCTCTGCGCCTGCAGAACGGCCTATACATCCAACGTTTCGCGCCAATGCTGCGTGTCGCCGTGCCGTACGGCCAGCTGAGCGCCCGCCAGGTCCGCACCCTGGCGAAGATCGCTCGCGACTACGACAAGGGCTACGCGCACATTTCCACCCGCCAGAACGTGCAGTACAACTGGCCGGCACTGGAAGACATTCCGGACATTCTCGCCGAACTGGCCACGGTGCAGATGCATGCGATCCAGACCAGCGGCAACTGCCTGCGCAACACCACCACCGACCAGTTCGCCGGTGTGGCCGCAGACGAAATCATCGACCCGCGCCCGTGGTGCGAAATCGTCCGCCAGTGGACCACCTTCCACCCGGAATTCGCCTACCTGCCGCGCAAGTTCAAGATTGCCATCAACGGCTCGCAGGAAGACCGCGCTGCCATTGAAGTGCACGACATCGGCCTGGAGCCGGTGCGCAATGCTGCTGGCGAGCTGGGCTTCCGTGTACTGGTCGGCGGCGGCCTGGGCCGTACCCCGGTGGTCGGCTCGTTCATCAACGAGTTCCTGCCGTGGCAGGACCTGATCAGCTACCTGGACGCCATCCTGCGCGTGTACAACCGTTACGGTCGCCGTGACAACAAGTACAAGGCGCGGATCAAGATCCTGGTCAAGGCACTGACGCCTGAAGTGTTCGCCGAGAAGGTCGAGGCCGAAATGGTACACCTGCGCGGCGGCAACACCACGCTGACCGAAGACGAAGTACTGCGCGTATCGCGCCATTTCGTCGACCCGGAGTACCTGGCCCTCGAAAACGTCGACTACGCCGCCCAGGACGCCGAAAACCCAGGCTTTGCCCGTTGGCGCTCGCGTAACACCCGGGCCCACAAGCGCCCTGGCTACGTCGCTGTAACCCTGTCGCTGAAGCCTACCGGCGTTGCCCCGGGCGACCTGACCGACAAGCAGCTGGACGCCGTGGCCGACCTGGCCGAACGCTACAGTTTCGGTTTCCTGCGTACTTCGCACGAGCAGAACATCATCCTCGCCGACGTCGAGCAGCGTCAGCTGCACGCGCTGTGGCTGGAACTGCGCGAAGGCGGCTTCGCCACCCCGAACATCGGCCTGCTGACCGACATCATCTGCTGCCCGGGCGGTGACTATTGCTCGCTGGCAAACGCCAAGTCGATCCCGATCGCCGAGTCCATCCAGCGCCGTTTCGACGACCTGGACTACCTGTTCGACATCGGCGAGATCGACCTGAACATCTCTGGCTGCATGAACGCCTGCGGCCACCACCACGTGGGCCACATCGGCATCCTCGGCGTGGACAAGAAGGGTGAGGAGTTCTACCAGGTATCGCTGGGCGGCAATGCCGCGCGCGGCGCGAGCCTGGGCAAGATCCTCGGCCCGTCCTTCGCCCAGGATGCCATGGCCGATGTGATCGAGAAGCTGATCGCCGTGTACGTCGAGCAACGTACCGAGGAAGAGCGTTTCATCGACACCTACCAGCGTATCGGCATCGACCCCTTCAAGGAACGCGTCTATGCAGCGAATCATTAA
- a CDS encoding DUF2970 domain-containing protein — protein MDDSSQGKPPTFWQMLHSILAAAFGVQSGKNRARDFTHGKASHFIALGTLFTLIFIMVLIGLVQLALHLTR, from the coding sequence ATGGACGATTCCAGCCAAGGCAAACCCCCAACCTTCTGGCAGATGCTGCACAGCATCCTCGCCGCCGCCTTTGGCGTGCAAAGCGGCAAGAACCGCGCTCGCGATTTCACCCACGGCAAAGCCAGCCATTTCATTGCGCTGGGGACGCTCTTCACCCTGATATTCATCATGGTGCTGATCGGCCTGGTGCAGCTGGCCCTGCACCTTACCCGCTAG
- a CDS encoding DUF934 domain-containing protein produces the protein MQRIIKNNQIVDETWHLLPKETSFDELTNCDDYIVPLQLWRDHAHVLKARDGGLGVWLDSDEEAEEIGEDVQYFQVIALNFPAFTDGRSYSNARLLRDRYKFKGELRAIGDVLRDQLFFMARCGFDAFAIRADKDPEDALQSLKDFSVTYQAATDEPLPLFRRR, from the coding sequence ATGCAGCGAATCATTAAGAACAACCAGATCGTCGACGAAACCTGGCACCTGCTGCCCAAGGAAACCTCGTTCGACGAGCTGACCAACTGCGACGACTACATCGTGCCGCTGCAGCTGTGGCGTGACCATGCCCACGTGCTCAAGGCCCGCGACGGCGGCCTGGGCGTGTGGCTGGACAGCGACGAAGAAGCGGAAGAAATCGGCGAAGACGTGCAGTACTTCCAGGTCATCGCACTGAACTTCCCGGCCTTCACCGACGGGCGCAGCTACTCCAATGCGCGCCTGCTGCGTGACCGCTACAAGTTCAAGGGCGAGCTGCGCGCCATCGGCGACGTACTGCGCGACCAGCTGTTCTTCATGGCCCGTTGCGGTTTCGATGCATTCGCCATCCGTGCCGACAAGGACCCGGAAGACGCGCTGCAAAGCCTGAAGGACTTCTCGGTGACCTACCAGGCCGCGACAGACGAACCGCTGCCGCTGTTCCGCCGCCGCTGA
- a CDS encoding ABC transporter substrate-binding protein gives MLKALCQSLCLALPLAANAQPASVVFLNPGLSTETFWTSYTRFMQAAADELGMSLRVEYSERRADLALTQARAILGGAHRPDYLVLVNEQYVAPEILRLSRGTGVKLLLVNNGLTPGQARSIETQPDKYAEPLGTLMSNDEQAGFQMLHLMVAQLPRDAGPVDLVAFAGLKTTPASQLREEGMRRALADFPQVRLRQVVYGGWSRERAYEQAQQLLERYPATRLVWSANDEMAFGAMQAFEEAGRTPGRDVLFGAVNSSPEALRARIDGRLSALMGGHFTLGGWAMVMLHDDAQGVALNRDGQRVHSAPVLQAIDEAKARRWLKLLERPDYGVDFLHYSAEGRPASYQYPFLTSPVDY, from the coding sequence ATGCTCAAGGCCCTGTGCCAAAGCTTGTGTCTTGCCCTGCCACTGGCGGCAAATGCGCAGCCGGCCTCGGTGGTGTTTCTCAATCCGGGGCTGTCCACCGAGACGTTCTGGACCAGCTACACCCGCTTCATGCAGGCCGCTGCGGACGAACTGGGCATGTCCCTGCGCGTGGAGTACAGCGAGCGCCGCGCCGACCTGGCGCTGACCCAGGCCAGGGCGATCCTGGGTGGGGCGCATCGGCCGGATTACCTGGTGCTGGTCAACGAGCAGTACGTGGCACCCGAAATTCTGCGGTTATCGCGTGGCACCGGGGTCAAGCTGTTGCTGGTCAACAATGGCCTGACCCCCGGCCAGGCCCGCAGCATCGAGACCCAGCCCGACAAGTATGCCGAGCCCTTGGGTACCTTGATGAGCAACGACGAGCAAGCGGGCTTCCAGATGCTGCACCTGATGGTTGCCCAACTGCCTCGTGACGCAGGCCCGGTGGACTTGGTGGCCTTTGCCGGGCTCAAGACCACACCGGCTTCGCAGCTGCGCGAGGAGGGCATGCGCCGCGCCCTGGCCGACTTCCCTCAGGTCCGCCTGCGCCAGGTGGTATACGGCGGCTGGAGCCGCGAGCGCGCCTACGAGCAGGCGCAGCAATTGCTGGAGCGATACCCGGCCACTCGCCTGGTGTGGTCGGCCAATGACGAGATGGCCTTTGGCGCCATGCAGGCGTTCGAGGAGGCCGGGCGCACACCGGGGCGTGACGTGCTGTTCGGCGCCGTCAACAGTTCGCCCGAGGCCTTGCGTGCGCGCATCGACGGGCGCTTGAGCGCGCTGATGGGTGGGCACTTCACCCTTGGCGGTTGGGCCATGGTGATGTTGCACGACGATGCCCAGGGTGTCGCGCTGAACCGCGACGGCCAGCGCGTGCACAGTGCCCCGGTACTGCAGGCAATCGACGAGGCCAAGGCCAGGCGTTGGCTGAAACTGCTGGAACGGCCCGACTATGGCGTCGACTTTCTGCATTACAGCGCCGAAGGGCGGCCGGCCAGCTACCAGTACCCGTTTCTGACGTCACCGGTCGACTATTGA